In Streptomyces showdoensis, the following proteins share a genomic window:
- a CDS encoding AMP-binding protein, which translates to MLIHQALDERAAEYGDHIALIDENGPVTYSELVSTADSYAAALAEAGVGPGSLVPVRIARSARMVTVLLAVLKTGAAYCPIDVKWPDERVRELLRLLRAELFVTDTPLAGAPCWAPPAVPSPGSPAVPADLGPDAPACVFFTSGSTGAPKGVVTPHRAVLRLFDSGPLAAFGPGRVLPQLAPVGWDACGLELWGMLSRGGTVVLPDEDHLLPDTLRDLVERHGVNTLVLVASVVNLLVRLDPDCLRGVDLMFIGGERLSPEPVRALLLAHPDTTVINCYGPVESFAFATMHPIRPEDCDLPHGVPIGRAVPGTAIHLIDGELCVAGTGLAHGYLRDPDRTAEVFVTVDVEGVPTRVYRTGDRAERDAEGVLHFLGRADRQVKIRGYRVELGEVESHAARRAGVRDCVAVALAGRSGAYERLALAFTGDADPDRVRTELRERLPGHLVPDVVRRLDELPHNANGKVDHRAVTELLRVPTPGKGLTMTTYTETTEAVATTAAGATTPPARAEEAVAEAVADGRTGGAGRTAGSAATADTAPVEAADPIVRDYLTLVDDSMVAVLPHALRIAVELGVADVMDFSTAQPVAKTAELIDADPDSLGRLLAALTTAGFFAGDPAGGFRLTPLGARLRRDDPHSLSASLVNAESQLAWLRATDTFRTGTASFNGGAGNEGADGFFGVKNTRRGENLAFLRRMRERTGRLYRQAAEAVDWSDSRVILDIGGADGFLLGEILSVAPHAGGVLFDRPSVIDEVNLRGGVPGCRAVPGDFFVSVPAGADTHLLCSVLHDWTDEQAVEILRSSRRALAPGGRLLVIEMLVPEDGGRHVSHWSDLGMMVLTGGRERDRAGFARILEAAGFGMHRVLTIPESPFSVIEAR; encoded by the coding sequence GTGCTGATTCATCAGGCACTCGACGAGCGCGCGGCGGAATATGGCGACCATATTGCGCTGATTGACGAAAACGGCCCGGTCACCTATTCCGAACTGGTTTCCACGGCCGATTCGTACGCCGCGGCGCTGGCCGAGGCGGGAGTGGGGCCGGGGAGCCTGGTGCCGGTGCGCATCGCCCGCTCGGCCCGGATGGTGACCGTCCTGCTGGCCGTGCTCAAGACGGGCGCGGCGTACTGCCCGATCGACGTGAAGTGGCCGGACGAGCGGGTACGGGAACTGCTGCGCCTGCTGCGGGCGGAGCTGTTCGTCACGGACACGCCGCTCGCCGGCGCCCCGTGCTGGGCGCCGCCGGCCGTTCCCTCGCCCGGGTCCCCCGCCGTCCCGGCGGACCTCGGGCCGGACGCCCCGGCCTGCGTCTTCTTCACCTCCGGCAGCACGGGCGCCCCCAAGGGGGTGGTGACCCCGCACCGGGCGGTGCTGCGGCTCTTCGACAGCGGCCCGCTCGCGGCCTTCGGCCCCGGGCGGGTGCTGCCGCAACTGGCCCCGGTCGGGTGGGACGCCTGCGGACTGGAACTGTGGGGCATGCTCAGCCGGGGCGGCACCGTGGTGCTGCCGGACGAGGACCACCTGCTGCCGGACACCCTGCGCGACCTGGTCGAGCGGCACGGCGTGAACACCCTCGTCCTGGTCGCCTCCGTGGTGAACCTGCTGGTGCGGCTGGACCCCGACTGCCTGCGCGGGGTGGACCTCATGTTCATCGGCGGCGAACGCCTGTCGCCCGAGCCGGTGCGCGCGCTGCTGCTGGCGCATCCGGACACGACCGTCATCAACTGCTACGGCCCGGTGGAGAGTTTCGCCTTCGCCACCATGCACCCCATCCGGCCGGAGGACTGCGACCTCCCGCACGGCGTGCCCATCGGGCGGGCGGTGCCCGGCACCGCGATCCATCTCATCGACGGCGAACTGTGCGTCGCCGGCACGGGTCTCGCCCACGGATACCTGCGCGACCCGGACCGCACCGCCGAGGTGTTCGTCACGGTCGACGTCGAGGGCGTGCCGACCCGGGTCTACCGCACCGGCGACCGCGCGGAGCGCGACGCCGAGGGCGTGCTGCACTTCCTGGGCCGCGCCGACCGGCAGGTGAAGATCCGCGGTTACCGGGTGGAGCTGGGCGAGGTCGAGAGCCACGCCGCGCGACGCGCCGGCGTGCGCGACTGCGTGGCGGTGGCACTGGCCGGCCGGAGCGGCGCGTACGAGCGTCTGGCGCTGGCCTTCACCGGAGACGCGGACCCGGACCGGGTCCGGACGGAGCTGCGCGAGCGGCTCCCCGGCCATCTGGTGCCCGATGTGGTGCGCCGCCTCGACGAACTCCCGCACAACGCCAACGGCAAGGTCGACCACCGAGCCGTCACCGAACTGCTGCGCGTCCCGACCCCCGGAAAAGGGCTGACGATGACCACGTACACCGAGACCACCGAAGCCGTGGCGACCACGGCCGCCGGAGCGACCACGCCGCCCGCACGCGCCGAGGAGGCCGTCGCGGAGGCCGTCGCGGACGGCAGAACCGGCGGAGCCGGCAGAACCGCCGGCTCCGCGGCGACCGCCGACACCGCGCCCGTCGAGGCCGCCGACCCGATCGTGCGGGACTACCTCACGCTCGTCGACGACAGCATGGTCGCGGTGCTGCCGCACGCCCTGCGCATCGCCGTCGAACTCGGCGTCGCCGACGTGATGGACTTCTCGACCGCACAGCCCGTGGCGAAGACCGCGGAACTGATCGACGCCGACCCCGACTCCCTGGGCCGGCTGCTCGCCGCCCTCACCACCGCCGGGTTCTTCGCCGGCGATCCGGCGGGCGGCTTCCGGCTGACCCCGCTCGGCGCGCGGCTGCGCCGGGACGACCCGCACAGCCTCTCCGCCTCCCTGGTCAACGCCGAGAGCCAGCTGGCCTGGCTGCGCGCCACGGACACCTTCCGCACCGGCACCGCCTCCTTCAACGGCGGCGCGGGCAACGAGGGCGCCGACGGCTTCTTCGGGGTCAAGAACACCCGCCGCGGCGAGAACCTCGCGTTCCTGCGCCGGATGCGGGAGCGCACCGGCCGCCTGTACCGGCAGGCGGCCGAGGCCGTCGACTGGTCGGACTCGCGGGTCATCCTGGACATCGGCGGCGCCGACGGCTTCCTCCTCGGCGAGATCCTCTCGGTGGCCCCGCACGCGGGCGGCGTCCTGTTCGACCGCCCCTCGGTGATCGACGAGGTGAACCTCCGCGGCGGCGTCCCCGGTTGCCGCGCGGTGCCCGGGGACTTCTTCGTCTCGGTGCCCGCCGGCGCGGACACCCATCTGCTCTGCAGCGTCCTGCACGACTGGACCGACGAGCAGGCGGTGGAGATCCTGCGGTCGAGCCGCCGCGCGCTGGCGCCCGGCGGCCGGCTGCTCGTGATCGAGATGCTGGTGCCGGAGGACGGCGGCCGGCACGTCAGCCACTGGAGCGACCTCGGCATGATGGTGCTCACCGGCGGCCGGGAGCGCGACCGGGCCGGCTTCGCCCGGATCCTGGAGGCGGCCGGGTTCGGCATGCACCGGGTCCTGACGATCCCGGAGTCGCCGTTCTCCGTGATCGAGGCGCGCTGA
- a CDS encoding VOC family protein, with product MSSGPQTRNQHAVDAEIDHITLSVGDARARAAEYVERYGFEVIAAGETPEFTAVAVGQRDTVLLLLQGLTDDHPSTLFTARHGDGVSDIALRVATPDPTVLQAFGDVTHSFVSRPAGAPWSLPGIAPVRTEGTTETAATSAPATRHLLRVDHIAVCLETGELDGTVEFYRRTLGWEVVFEEDIHVGAQAMQSKVVQSPNAGVTLTLLQPMSGAVPGQIDDFLKKHGGGGVQHLAFAVPNIVDAVAELGGSGVRFLSTPDTYYEDLHERLGSSGYAVAELRKHSVLADRDHDGELFQIFTRSEHPRRTLFMEIIERRGATTFGSNNIRKLYEAVERQDLA from the coding sequence ATGTCGTCCGGACCCCAGACCAGAAATCAGCACGCCGTCGACGCCGAGATCGACCACATCACGCTCTCGGTCGGGGACGCCCGTGCCCGTGCGGCCGAGTACGTCGAGCGCTACGGCTTCGAGGTGATCGCGGCGGGAGAGACCCCGGAGTTCACCGCCGTGGCGGTGGGCCAGCGGGACACCGTCCTCCTGCTCCTGCAGGGCCTCACCGACGACCACCCGTCCACCCTGTTCACCGCCCGGCACGGCGACGGCGTCAGCGACATCGCCCTGCGGGTGGCGACACCCGACCCGACGGTGCTCCAGGCCTTCGGCGACGTGACCCACAGCTTCGTGAGCCGGCCCGCCGGCGCGCCCTGGTCGCTGCCCGGCATCGCGCCGGTGCGGACCGAGGGCACCACGGAGACCGCGGCCACCTCGGCGCCGGCCACCCGTCACCTGCTCCGCGTCGACCACATAGCGGTCTGCCTGGAGACCGGCGAACTCGACGGAACCGTCGAGTTCTACCGCCGGACGCTCGGCTGGGAGGTGGTGTTCGAGGAGGACATCCACGTCGGAGCGCAGGCCATGCAGTCCAAGGTGGTGCAGAGCCCGAACGCGGGCGTGACGCTGACGCTGCTGCAGCCCATGAGCGGCGCCGTGCCCGGCCAGATCGACGACTTCCTGAAGAAGCACGGCGGCGGCGGCGTCCAGCACCTCGCCTTCGCGGTGCCGAACATCGTGGACGCCGTGGCCGAACTCGGCGGCTCCGGCGTGCGCTTCCTCTCCACGCCCGACACCTACTACGAGGACCTGCACGAGCGGCTCGGCTCGTCCGGCTACGCGGTCGCCGAACTGCGCAAGCACAGCGTGCTCGCCGACCGGGACCACGACGGCGAGCTGTTCCAGATCTTCACCCGGTCCGAGCACCCGCGCCGCACCCTCTTCATGGAGATCATCGAGCGCCGCGGCGCGACCACGTTCGGCAGCAACAACATCCGCAAGCTGTACGAGGCGGTCGAACGACAGGACCTCGCGTGA
- a CDS encoding alpha-hydroxy acid oxidase: MTGGPGVLAPDPLTLADVEDRARAVLAPEVYDFVAGGSGDESTLHANRTAFDRCHLVPRVLNGVETADTTTTLLGAASSMPVAVAPMAFHSVVHPDGEPAVSRAAAAAGIPFTAATLASRPLDELVPAGGELFLQLYWLRDRARTAWLIAEAERLGARALILTVDVPFMGRRLRDLRNGFAVPAHAAPVNLADTQRGAGQTVGGHAAAVIDPTLSWADLEWVRRRTRLPLVLKGVLDPADARRAVDLGADGLVVSNHGGRQLDGAVPSLFALPAIRDEVGDACELLLDSGVRGGTDVLRALALGASGVLLGRPVLWGLADGGESGVTGALRLLRTELEVSMALAGAPNVAAARRLGVRWAPGTDEREGS, translated from the coding sequence GTGACGGGCGGACCGGGCGTCCTGGCGCCCGACCCGCTCACCCTCGCCGACGTCGAGGACCGCGCCCGCGCCGTCCTGGCGCCCGAGGTCTACGACTTCGTGGCCGGCGGCAGCGGCGACGAGTCGACGCTGCACGCCAACCGCACCGCCTTCGACCGCTGCCACCTCGTGCCCCGGGTCCTCAACGGGGTGGAGACCGCCGACACCACGACCACCCTGCTGGGTGCCGCGTCGTCGATGCCCGTCGCGGTGGCGCCGATGGCCTTCCACTCGGTGGTGCACCCGGACGGCGAGCCGGCGGTGTCCCGGGCCGCGGCCGCGGCCGGGATCCCCTTCACGGCGGCGACCCTGGCCAGCCGCCCGCTGGACGAACTGGTCCCGGCCGGCGGCGAACTGTTCCTCCAGCTGTACTGGCTGCGCGACCGGGCCCGCACCGCATGGCTGATCGCCGAGGCCGAGCGGCTTGGCGCCCGCGCCCTGATCCTCACCGTGGACGTCCCGTTCATGGGCCGCCGGCTGCGCGACCTGCGCAACGGGTTCGCCGTGCCGGCGCACGCCGCGCCGGTGAACCTGGCCGACACCCAGCGCGGTGCCGGGCAGACCGTCGGCGGGCACGCGGCCGCGGTGATCGACCCCACCCTCTCCTGGGCCGACCTGGAGTGGGTGCGGCGCCGGACCCGGCTGCCGCTGGTCCTCAAGGGAGTCCTCGACCCGGCGGACGCGCGGCGCGCCGTGGACCTCGGCGCGGACGGCCTGGTGGTGTCCAACCACGGCGGCCGGCAGCTCGACGGCGCCGTGCCCAGCCTGTTCGCCCTCCCGGCGATCCGGGACGAGGTCGGCGACGCGTGCGAGCTGCTGCTGGACAGCGGCGTGCGAGGCGGCACCGACGTCCTGCGCGCGCTGGCCCTCGGCGCGTCCGGGGTGCTGCTCGGCCGGCCGGTCCTGTGGGGACTGGCCGACGGCGGGGAGTCCGGGGTGACCGGGGCGCTGCGCCTGCTGCGTACCGAACTCGAGGTGTCGATGGCCCTCGCCGGGGCGCCGAACGTGGCCGCGGCCCGACGGCTCGGCGTGCGCTGGGCACCCGGAACCGACGAACGGGAGGGGTCATGA
- a CDS encoding PLP-dependent aminotransferase family protein has translation MTEASHASTARPGTVLDLADLHGSLSDPALLSMNLLNEVSERYPDAVSFAPGRPDPGGFAIEDVHRYLRAWTEHVTDGTDQGAETARNRLYQYGRTKGVIQDLVARNLATDENIHVDPETILVTVGCQEAMVLVLRALRADEHDVLLATSPSYVGITGAARLVDLPVVPVDSGTAGIDLDDLAAKVKGAREAGLRPRACYLVPDFANPTGLSLDVPTRHRLLDLAAELDILIIEDNPYGFFGDGAAPKPTLKSLDSGHRVVYLGSYAKTLLPGARIGFVVADQPVVRGGETAGTLADELSKIKSMITVNTPPIAQAVIGGALLENDFALREANRDATARYGERLRHLLDGLAARFPTPSPVGWNRPDGGFFLVVTVPFVADDDLLAYSAKRHKVIWTPMHHFYAAEGGARQLRLSLSSLTPEKIDLGLDRFAALVTDLLERT, from the coding sequence ATGACCGAGGCGTCCCACGCCTCGACGGCACGGCCGGGAACGGTGCTGGACCTGGCCGACCTGCACGGGTCGCTGTCCGATCCGGCGCTGCTCTCGATGAACCTGCTGAACGAGGTGTCCGAACGGTACCCGGACGCGGTCTCCTTCGCGCCCGGCCGGCCGGACCCCGGCGGGTTCGCGATCGAGGACGTCCACCGCTATCTGCGCGCCTGGACCGAGCACGTCACCGACGGCACGGACCAGGGCGCGGAGACGGCCCGCAACCGGCTCTACCAGTACGGCAGGACGAAGGGCGTCATCCAGGACCTGGTGGCCCGCAACCTGGCGACCGACGAGAACATCCACGTCGACCCCGAGACGATCCTGGTGACCGTCGGCTGCCAGGAGGCCATGGTCCTGGTGCTGCGCGCGCTGCGCGCCGACGAGCACGACGTGCTCCTGGCCACGTCGCCGTCCTACGTGGGCATCACCGGCGCGGCCCGCCTGGTCGACCTGCCGGTCGTGCCGGTCGACAGCGGCACCGCCGGGATCGACCTGGACGACCTGGCGGCCAAGGTGAAGGGCGCGCGCGAGGCCGGACTGCGGCCCCGGGCCTGCTACCTGGTGCCCGACTTCGCCAACCCGACCGGGCTCAGCCTCGACGTGCCGACCCGGCACCGGCTGCTCGACCTGGCGGCGGAGCTCGACATCCTGATCATCGAGGACAACCCGTACGGCTTCTTCGGCGACGGCGCGGCCCCGAAGCCGACGCTCAAGTCGCTGGACTCCGGCCACCGGGTGGTCTACCTCGGCTCGTACGCCAAGACCCTCCTGCCCGGCGCCCGGATCGGGTTCGTGGTGGCGGACCAGCCCGTCGTCCGCGGCGGCGAGACGGCCGGCACCCTCGCCGACGAGCTCTCGAAGATCAAGAGCATGATCACGGTCAACACCCCGCCGATCGCCCAGGCGGTCATCGGCGGCGCGTTGCTGGAGAACGACTTCGCCCTGCGCGAGGCGAACCGGGACGCCACCGCCCGGTACGGAGAGCGGCTGCGGCACCTGCTCGACGGGCTGGCCGCACGCTTCCCCACCCCGTCCCCGGTCGGCTGGAACCGACCGGACGGCGGATTCTTCCTGGTCGTCACGGTGCCGTTCGTCGCCGACGACGACCTGCTCGCCTACTCGGCCAAGCGGCACAAGGTCATCTGGACGCCGATGCACCACTTCTACGCGGCGGAGGGCGGGGCGCGGCAGCTGCGCCTGTCCCTCAGCTCGCTCACGCCGGAGAAGATCGACCTCGGTCTGGACCGGTTCGCTGCGCTGGTGACCGACCTTCTGGAGAGGACCTGA
- a CDS encoding N-acetylneuraminate synthase family protein has product MRALTINERIVSDDTDAYVIAEIGHNHEGDLGKAEELVRQAAAAGASAVKLQKRDNRSLYTKAMYDSPYTGRNSFGPTYGAHREFLEFGTKEYTHLQQLAAELGVDFFATAFDFASVDFLAELGVPAIKIASGDIRNTPLLAYAAKAGKPLVVSTGGADMESVRRACGTILPINPDLALLQCTATYPAEPEELNLKVLGTYRAEFPDTVIGYSGHDLGPWAAWTAYALGARVVEKHVTLDRTRPGSDHKFSLEQEDMAELVEGLRRVRRSLGSPDKQVLPRERPAMDKMGKKLVAHRDLPAGHRLTLEDVAIKSPGDGLTPDRLADVVGRRLGRPLAADADIVLDDLVDGDAGRD; this is encoded by the coding sequence ATGAGAGCGCTGACGATAAACGAGCGGATCGTCTCGGACGACACCGACGCCTACGTGATCGCCGAGATCGGCCACAACCACGAGGGCGACCTCGGCAAGGCGGAGGAGCTGGTCCGCCAGGCGGCGGCGGCCGGGGCCAGTGCCGTCAAACTGCAGAAGCGGGACAACCGCTCGCTCTACACCAAGGCCATGTACGACTCCCCGTACACCGGGCGCAACAGCTTCGGCCCGACGTACGGAGCCCACCGCGAGTTCCTGGAGTTCGGCACCAAGGAGTACACCCACCTCCAGCAGCTCGCCGCCGAACTGGGCGTCGACTTCTTCGCGACCGCCTTCGACTTCGCCAGCGTGGACTTCCTCGCCGAGCTCGGCGTCCCGGCGATCAAGATCGCGTCCGGCGACATCAGGAACACCCCGCTGCTCGCCTACGCGGCGAAGGCGGGCAAGCCGCTCGTCGTCAGCACCGGCGGCGCGGACATGGAGTCGGTGCGGCGGGCCTGCGGCACCATCCTGCCCATCAACCCCGACCTCGCGCTGCTGCAGTGCACCGCGACCTACCCGGCCGAGCCGGAGGAGCTGAACCTGAAGGTGCTGGGCACCTACCGGGCCGAGTTCCCCGACACGGTGATCGGCTACTCCGGGCACGACCTCGGCCCGTGGGCCGCCTGGACCGCGTACGCGCTCGGCGCCCGCGTGGTGGAGAAGCACGTCACCCTCGACCGCACCCGGCCCGGCAGCGACCACAAGTTCTCGCTGGAGCAGGAGGACATGGCCGAACTCGTCGAGGGGCTGCGCCGGGTACGGCGCTCGCTCGGCAGCCCGGACAAGCAGGTCCTGCCGCGCGAACGGCCCGCCATGGACAAGATGGGCAAGAAGCTGGTCGCCCACCGGGACCTGCCGGCCGGACACCGCCTCACCCTGGAGGACGTGGCGATCAAGTCGCCCGGCGACGGGCTGACCCCCGACCGGCTCGCCGACGTGGTCGGCCGCCGCCTCGGCCGGCCGCTGGCGGCCGACGCCGACATCGTCCTGGACGACCTGGTGGACGGCGATGCCGGCCGCGATTGA
- a CDS encoding SDR family oxidoreductase yields the protein MPAAIDLTGSVAVVTGVCGRLGAVWVDALLGAGADVVGLDVRDTVGPELRAVLDAHDPKRFLPLVADVTDTAGLRRALDACLERAGEPAVLVNNAGIDSPPSAEGTGWRFEDIPDEVSGGVLDVNAQGTLRMCQVFGSRMARNGRGSIVNIGSMYGGLAPDPRMYEHLPVDPPFLKPPAYGMSKAGVAALTRYLAALWGPAGVRVNTLSPGGVLGAQDPVFREKFDAKVPLRRMARPEDLTGPLLFLASDLSRYVTGTELAVDGGFGCW from the coding sequence ATGCCGGCCGCGATTGACCTGACCGGATCGGTCGCCGTCGTCACCGGCGTGTGCGGGCGGCTCGGCGCGGTGTGGGTGGACGCCCTGCTGGGCGCCGGCGCCGACGTCGTGGGCCTGGACGTGCGGGACACCGTCGGACCGGAGCTGCGGGCGGTGCTCGACGCCCACGACCCGAAGCGGTTCCTGCCGCTGGTCGCGGACGTCACCGACACCGCCGGCCTGCGCCGGGCGCTCGACGCCTGTCTCGAACGGGCCGGAGAACCCGCCGTGCTCGTCAACAACGCGGGCATCGACAGTCCGCCCTCGGCCGAGGGCACCGGCTGGCGCTTCGAGGACATCCCGGACGAGGTGTCGGGCGGCGTCCTCGACGTCAACGCCCAGGGCACCCTGCGGATGTGCCAGGTGTTCGGCTCGCGGATGGCCCGCAACGGCCGCGGGTCCATCGTCAACATCGGCTCGATGTACGGCGGGCTGGCGCCCGACCCGCGGATGTACGAACACCTGCCGGTGGACCCGCCGTTCCTGAAGCCGCCCGCGTACGGCATGTCCAAGGCCGGCGTCGCCGCGCTGACCCGGTACCTCGCGGCGCTGTGGGGACCGGCCGGGGTGCGGGTCAACACCCTGTCGCCGGGCGGCGTGCTGGGCGCGCAGGACCCGGTGTTCCGGGAGAAGTTCGACGCCAAGGTGCCGCTGCGGCGGATGGCCCGCCCCGAGGACCTGACCGGACCGCTGCTGTTCCTCGCGTCCGACCTGAGCCGCTACGTCACCGGCACCGAACTCGCCGTGGACGGCGGGTTCGGGTGCTGGTGA
- a CDS encoding 1-deoxy-D-xylulose-5-phosphate synthase N-terminal domain-containing protein, with translation MDRSLAWIPRAEFERVLGEVVDPHRRVLAFSAMCRINTLYMITRAGSGHIGSSFSAADVVSRLVLEELYRPFEADGDVYFSSKGHDAPGLYAAMIGLGLLDEELLHRLRRIDGLPGHPDVGTPGMPFNTGSLGMGISKAKGLVLAHRLAGRSSRVVVMTGDGELQEGQNWEALPSAARYGMGELTVVVDHNRLQSDTFVADVSDLGDLAGKFTAAGWGVLRCDGHDPRQLAEAFARRAAEHPERPAVIIADTVKGGGCATFAATSMAPGEWRYRHHSGAPGPADHDSAYRELLGTADGILRGCGLAPLRPVELTVDLPAKPAAVRLPELYGRLLTEAAHEDRRIVALDGDLVLDTGLIPFRETHPDRFVECGIAEQDMVSMAGGLAAGGLRPFVHSFSCFLHARPNEHIYNNATERRPVVYVGSLAGLLPAAPGHSHQAVRDVSALSGVPGLTILEPSHPAQLAAALDHCRSTPDSVYLRLSSQPVPPELAELPPAPLAVGQGQVLRAGGQAVAFGAGPVVLGQLLGAADLLAERGVTLTVVDLPWHNRVDPVWLGKLLAGVRHVFVVEHQYGNGGQADLLARHLLETGTADGLAFRGIHLTEVPRCGTEAEVLAAHGMDAAHLARLIGADVLDAAPAPTD, from the coding sequence ATGGACAGGTCCCTGGCCTGGATCCCGCGCGCCGAGTTCGAGCGCGTCCTGGGCGAGGTCGTCGACCCGCACCGAAGGGTGCTCGCCTTCTCGGCGATGTGCCGCATCAACACCCTCTACATGATCACGCGCGCCGGCTCGGGCCACATCGGCTCCAGCTTCAGCGCCGCCGACGTGGTCAGCCGGCTGGTCCTGGAGGAGCTCTACCGGCCCTTCGAGGCCGACGGGGACGTGTACTTCTCCTCCAAGGGCCACGACGCGCCCGGACTGTACGCCGCGATGATCGGGCTCGGGCTGCTCGACGAGGAGCTCCTGCACCGGCTGCGGCGGATCGACGGCCTGCCCGGACACCCGGACGTCGGCACCCCCGGCATGCCCTTCAACACCGGTTCCCTGGGCATGGGCATCTCCAAGGCGAAGGGCCTGGTCCTCGCCCACCGGCTGGCCGGCCGCAGCTCCCGGGTGGTGGTGATGACCGGGGACGGCGAACTGCAGGAGGGCCAGAACTGGGAGGCGCTGCCCAGCGCCGCGCGGTACGGCATGGGCGAGCTGACGGTGGTGGTCGACCACAACCGCCTGCAGTCCGATACCTTCGTCGCCGACGTCAGCGACCTCGGCGACCTGGCGGGCAAGTTCACCGCCGCCGGCTGGGGCGTGCTGCGCTGCGACGGGCACGACCCCCGGCAGCTGGCGGAGGCCTTCGCCCGCCGGGCCGCCGAGCACCCGGAGCGGCCCGCGGTGATCATCGCGGACACCGTGAAGGGCGGCGGCTGCGCCACCTTCGCCGCGACCTCGATGGCACCCGGCGAATGGCGCTACCGCCACCACAGCGGCGCGCCGGGTCCCGCGGACCACGACTCCGCCTACCGGGAGCTGCTCGGCACCGCCGACGGGATCCTCCGCGGGTGCGGCCTCGCACCGCTGCGGCCGGTCGAGCTCACCGTGGACCTCCCGGCGAAACCGGCCGCGGTGCGGCTTCCCGAGCTGTACGGCCGACTGCTCACCGAGGCGGCCCACGAGGACCGGAGGATCGTCGCCCTCGACGGCGACCTGGTGCTGGACACCGGCCTGATCCCGTTCCGCGAGACCCACCCGGACCGGTTCGTCGAATGCGGCATCGCCGAGCAGGACATGGTCTCGATGGCGGGCGGACTGGCGGCCGGCGGACTGCGGCCCTTCGTCCACTCGTTCTCCTGCTTCCTGCACGCGCGGCCCAACGAGCACATCTACAACAACGCCACCGAACGGCGGCCGGTGGTCTACGTCGGCTCGCTCGCCGGACTGCTGCCCGCCGCCCCCGGCCACTCCCACCAGGCGGTCCGCGACGTGTCGGCGCTGTCCGGCGTGCCCGGCCTGACCATCCTGGAACCCTCCCACCCCGCCCAGCTGGCCGCCGCCCTCGACCACTGCAGGTCCACCCCGGACAGCGTCTACCTGAGGCTGTCCAGCCAGCCGGTCCCGCCGGAACTCGCCGAACTGCCGCCCGCCCCGCTGGCGGTCGGCCAGGGGCAGGTGCTGCGGGCCGGCGGCCAGGCGGTCGCGTTCGGCGCCGGCCCGGTGGTCCTCGGGCAACTGCTGGGCGCCGCCGACCTGCTCGCGGAGCGGGGCGTCACGCTCACCGTGGTGGACCTGCCCTGGCACAACCGGGTCGACCCGGTGTGGCTGGGCAAGCTGCTGGCCGGCGTCCGGCACGTGTTCGTCGTCGAGCACCAGTACGGCAACGGCGGCCAGGCCGACCTGCTCGCCCGGCACCTGCTGGAGACCGGCACCGCGGACGGCCTCGCCTTCCGCGGCATCCACCTCACCGAGGTGCCGCGCTGCGGCACCGAGGCCGAAGTCCTCGCCGCCCACGGCATGGACGCCGCGCACCTGGCCCGGCTCATCGGCGCGGACGTCCTGGACGCCGCACCCGCACCCACCGACTGA
- a CDS encoding RraA family protein — METVRNELNRPPQEIVEGFRAVLAEYSPSCLVTDARRRVGALGGLLPVKHHHKIAGPALTVNLSIDDLVDCMPVLVQAQPGDVIVVACHETTRTAMWGGLMSTLSKQIGIAAGIVDGAVRDVDEIRDLDFPVWYRSTVPRPSPTAVHDRTEPVQVNVPVVIDGQVINPGDIVVADENGIAVVPKDTAGTVLERTRMNIDRERVIREKISSGLTVAELIAEFGHL; from the coding sequence GTGGAAACCGTACGCAACGAGCTCAACCGCCCGCCCCAGGAGATCGTCGAGGGCTTCCGCGCCGTACTCGCCGAGTACAGCCCGAGCTGCCTGGTCACCGACGCGCGGCGACGGGTCGGCGCGCTCGGCGGGCTGCTGCCCGTCAAGCACCACCACAAGATCGCCGGACCGGCGCTCACCGTCAACCTCTCGATCGACGACCTGGTCGACTGCATGCCGGTCCTCGTCCAGGCGCAGCCGGGGGACGTCATCGTCGTGGCCTGCCACGAGACCACCCGCACCGCCATGTGGGGCGGCCTCATGTCCACCCTGTCGAAGCAGATCGGCATCGCCGCCGGCATCGTCGACGGCGCCGTCCGCGACGTCGACGAGATCCGCGACCTCGACTTCCCGGTCTGGTACCGCAGCACCGTCCCGAGGCCCTCCCCGACCGCCGTGCACGACCGCACCGAGCCCGTCCAGGTGAACGTGCCCGTGGTGATCGACGGCCAGGTGATCAACCCCGGGGACATCGTCGTGGCCGACGAGAACGGGATCGCGGTGGTCCCCAAGGACACCGCCGGCACCGTGCTGGAGCGCACCCGGATGAACATCGACCGGGAGCGCGTCATCCGCGAGAAGATCAGCTCCGGCCTGACCGTCGCCGAACTGATCGCCGAGTTCGGTCACCTGTGA